A segment of the Halorubrum sp. BV1 genome:
ACGGCTTTCGGCGATCCGTCGAGGTCGCTGGCGATATCCCGAGCCCGAAGGTACGTGGGCTCAGTATCGGCCGTCTCGACGAGGTACGCGTGCACCGTGCGGCGGGAAATAGACGACATGGAGCAAGTGGATTTGGCGTTCAGCGGAGTTTCCCGAGCAGTTTGTAGTCGTGATCGGGGGTGTACCGTCGGAACAGCAGGCTGTTCGACAGCACCGACACGCTGGAGAACGCCATCGCCCCGGCAGCGAGCACCGGTTGGAGCAGGCCTAGCGACGCCAGCGGAATCATCGCGGTGTTGTACCCGAGCGCCCAGACGAGGTTCTGCTTGATCTTCGCGAGCGTCGCGTCCGAGATGCGGATGGCCTTCACGACGTCGAGCGGGTCGTCGCGCATCAGCGTGACGTCGGCGGCCTCGATGGCGACGTCCGTCCCCGAGCCGATGGCCGTCCCCACGTACGCGACGGCGAGGGCGGGCGCGTCGTTGACGCCGTCACCGACCATCATCGCCTTCCGGCCCTCGTCCTGGATGGTCTCGACGGCGTCGGACTTGTCCTCGGGGAGAACCCCCGCGCGAACGTTCTCGGGGTTGATGCCGACCTGCTCGGCGACCGCGCGGGCGGTCCGCTCGTTGTCGCCGGTGATCATCATCACGTCGACACCACGTTCCTGTAGTTGGTGTACGGCGTCCTTCGCGCTCTCTTTGATCGTGTCGGCATCAGCGACCACTCCAACCAGTTCGTTCTCGTAGGCGACGAGCATGGCTGTCTTCCCCTCGTTCTCTAGGCGTTCCATCGTCTCCTGGGCGGGCGAGGGGTCGATCCCGTTGTCGCGGAGCAGCTTCCGGTTGCCCACCAGTACCTCGCTGTCACCGACGGTCGCTTTGATGCCGTGTCCGGGGACGTTCTCGAAGTCCTCGGGGTCGGTCACGTCGATGCCACGATCCTTGGCTCCGTTGACGATAGCGCGGGCGAGCGGGTGTTCGCTCCCGCTCTCGGCCGTGGCTGCGAGCCGAAGGACGTCTTCCTCGCTAAGGCGGTCACGTGCGGTTAGCTGACCCCCATCGGCAGCGGTGTCGCCGCCGTCCGCGACCGGTTGGCCGTCACTATCGAACACGACCACGTCGGTCAGCTCCATCTCTCCTTTCGTCAGCGTCCCGGTCTTGTCGAAGACGACCGTGTCCACGTCCTTCGCTCGCTCGAGGATGTCACCTCCCTTGAACAGGACGCCGTTCTGTGCGCCGATGGTCGTTCCGACCATCGTCGCGGCAGGCGTCGCCAACCCGAGCGCACAGGGGCAGGCGATCAGTACGGCCGACGCGAACACGATGATCGAGAACTCGAAGACGGTGACGGTCCCTCCAGCAATTGCGGGTCCACCTGCCACGGCACCCCACAGCGGGAGCCACTCGACGAAGCTCGCGAGAGTTCCGGGGAACAGGTACCAGACGACGCCCCAGAGAACGGCGTTCGCGATGACGGCCGGCACGAAGTACGCGGAGATGCGGTCAGCGAGGTTCTGGATGTCGGGCTGGCGCGACTGGGCGTCCTTGACCGTCTGCACGATCTGCTGGAGCGCCGTGTCCTTCCCGACCTTCGTCGCCTCGACGACGAGCACGCCGTTCTCGTTGATGGTGGAGCCGACCACCTCGTCGCCCTCGCTCTTCTCGATGGGGACCGATTCTCCCGTGACCATCGACTCGTCGACCGCCGACTGCCCGTCGACGACGACGCCGTCCGTGGGAATCTGCTCGCCCGGTCGCACCTTCATCCGGTCGCCGACCTCGACGTCTTCCAGGGGAATCTCCTCCTCGTTCCCGTCCTCGTCGACGAGGGTCGCGGTGTCGGCCTCCATCTCCAGCAGTTTCCGCAGCGCCTCGCCGGCCTGCCCCTTCGAGCGGGCTTCGAGGTAGTTCCCGAGCGTGATGAACAGGAGGATGAGCGCTGCGGTGTCGAAGTACAGCCCACCGGCGATCACGCCGAGCAAGACTGCGACGGAGTAGACGTACGCGGTGGTCGAACCCAGCGCGATCAGCACGTCCATGTTGGCGCGACCGTTCTTCACGAGCGCCTTGTAGGAGTTCTTGTAGAACGGCCAGCCGAGTACCAGCTGGACGGGTGTCGCCAGCAGGAACTCTGCCCAGCCGAACTCGACCCCGAGAATCGTCTCCGGGAGGACGCCACCGCCGAGCAGGAACTTCTCGGCGAGGAAGAACAGCAGCGGGGCCGACAGCACCGCGCCAAACAGGGTCAGCCGGAGCTGTTTCCGAATCTCGGCCTGTCGTGCGGCGTCACGGGCATCTTCACCGGATTCCCCGTCGTCCTCACGAACCGGTGAGTACCCCGTGTCTTCGATGGCGTCGTACAGCGCGTCTAGCGACGTGTCGGCAGGATTGTACGTGACCTGCGCCTCGTCGGTCGCGTAGTTGACCTCGGCGTCGATGACGCCCGGTGTGGCCTCCAGCGCGGTTTCGTTGGTCTCAGCACAGTTGGCACACGTCATGTCGGAGATGGCGATGGTGGCCGTCTCCGAGACGGCGCCGTAGCCGGCATCATCAATAGCGTCGTAGATTTCGCGGAGCGATACCTCCTCGGGGTCGTACTCGACGGAGCCCTCGTCGGTGGCGAAGTTCGCGTTCGCCTCCGATACCCCGGTGAGGGATTCGAGGGTGTCCTGGATCGTCGCCGAACAGTTGGCGCAGGACATTCCCGTGATATCGAGGTGGACAGTTCGCGTTCCCATTCGTACCCTACAATACGTGGTCCTTACTTAGTGCAGTTACTGTTTCGAGAACAGGGCTTTAGACAAGTATAGAATTCAGATTCTAAAGCAAATTAACGTTACACCGCCGAAGGAAGCCAATATCAACGACCCCACCCAGAGAGGAAACAGCGACTACAGCTTACGCTCCTTCTTCGAGTCGCTGATACTGGTCTTCGAAGCGACCACGGCACGACGAACAACAGAAGTGATAGACATCATCGTCGATTCGAGCGGATTCGCCCTCGCTATCGACCGTATTCCCACACTCGGCACATGTAATTGCGAACTCAGTGCCGTCGAGCGAGGGTGTCCATTCGAGGTCGTCGACGAGCGTTACCGAGTAGTCCGTCGATGGCGTCTCCTCGAGAAGCCCATCGATCCACCGTCGAACGTTCTGCCCCTCCGCACGACCGTAGAACCATATTTTCCCCTCGGCAGTAACGAAGAGGTGTTCGATACCATCCGCGTCGTGGAGTCGGCTTCGAAGTGGCTCGATGACAGAGGTATCGTTTTCGAGCCGGACGAACACCGGAACGCCAGCTCGCAGTTGTGCGCGATTCACGTCGACGGTGAACCCGTTGATGATGTCGGATTCCTCTAACCGTTTCACGCGGTCTGATACGGCCGGACCAGAGAGATCTACCTCCTCACCGATGCTGCTGAACGGACGTCGCGCGTCCTCTGCCAGTAGCGAGAGGATCTTCATGTCAGTCTCATCTAAATCACGCATATCTATCTGTAGGTATCTCGAATTACAATATTGTTTCCCAGCGTTGGGCTTCGTATGCCATTTCATTTTCAGGATTGACTTTGGATTCGAAGCAGTAACTGACAAAGACGTGCATCTCATACGTATAGCTGTATGACGCAGACGATCACCGTCGAAGGCATGACCTGCGGCCACTGTGAACAGACAGTCGAAGACGCGCTTCGAGAAGTGAGCGGCGTGACCGACGCGACCGCCGATCGAGAGGCCGAACAGGCGAGCGTCGACGGCGACGCTGACGTCACGTCACTCGTTCAAGCCGTCGAGGACGCCGGATACACCTCCCACGCCTGAGAAACGCCGGAACGCACGTCCACGAGCGCACCGCCGTTCTCGTTCGACACCGGCCCTCTTGACGGTACCGCTCCGTATCAGGGTCTGGACAGCATAATGAGGGACGGCACCAACACCCACACCATGAGCAACCATCCAGACCACGAGAACTCCGAAACCCCCTCTGCAGAGGGTCACACCTCGAACCAATCCGAAGGACCCGTCTACTGTTGTCGAATTTGCCGGTTAAAAACAGAGTCGGAACCACGAGCATCAGCCCACGCGTCATCCGAGCAGCAGTCCCACCCCTCGGAGCACGAAGCACACACTGCGGCGGATGAGGCACCCACAGAACCCGAACACCCGGACGAACACGTACAGCACGAGCACGAAGCCGAACACGATCACCACCAAGTCGAATCCGAACACACTCACCACGGAGACGCAGAACACGACCGCGGGGCGAACGGTCACGAAGGGGGCCCACACGACGATCACGGAGCCCACACGGACCACACGGGCCATGAAGGGATGTTCCGCCGGCGGTTCTGGGTGTCGCTCGTCCTCTCGGTGCCAGTCATCTTTTTCAGCGAGTTCATCCAGGACGTCTTCGGGTACACGGCACCGATATTCCCCGGGAGCGTCTGGATCACGCCCGTCCTCTCGGTGATCGTCTTCGCGTACGGTGGGGTGCCGTTCCTCTCGATGGCCCGGACGGAACTCGAGAACCGTGAGCCGGGGATGATGATGCTTATTTCGCTGGCCATCACGGTCGCGTTCGTCTACTCCATCGCCAGCCTGTTCCTTCCAGGGACGACGCCCTTTTTCTGGGAACTCGTCACGCTGATCGACATCATGTTACTGGGCCATTGGATGGAGATGCGCTCGGTCCGGCAGGCCTCCGGGGCGCTCGACGAGCTGGCGAAGCTCATGCCCGACATCGCCGAGCGCGTCACCGAGAGTGGGGACACGGAAGAGATTCCTGTCTCCGAACTCGGCGAGGACGACGTCGTTCTCGTCCGTCCGGGTGCGAGTGTACCTGCGGATGGGGAAGTCGTCGAGGGGGAGTCCTCGGTCGACGAATCGATGATCACCGGCGAGTCTCGTTCTGTCGACAAGGAACCCGGGTCAGAAGTCGTCGCTGGTACGGTCAACCAGGACGGCAGCCTCCGCGTTCGCGTCACGAAGACCGGTGACGAGACGACGCTGGCAGGCATCATGCGACTGGTCGACGAGGCCCAGCAGTCCAAATCCCGCACGCAACTCCTGGCCGACCGGGCAGCCGGCTGGCTGTTCTACGTCGCACTCGGCGTCGCGGCGATTACGGCCGTTGCGTGGGTCGTCGCGGTCGGATTCAACATCACCGTCCTCGAACGCGTCGTGACGGTTCTCGTCATCGCGTGTCCGCACGCACTCGGCTTGGCCGTCCCGCTCGTGGTGGCAATCAACACCTCCACGGCTGCCCAGAACGGGATGCTCATCCGCGACCGTATCGCTATGGAGGAAGCCCGGAACCTCGACACGGTGATGTTCGACAAGACCGGGACGCTCACGAAGGGCGAACAGGGCGTCGTCGGCGTCGAGACGGCAGGCGACTGGGATGAACAGCGGGCGTTCGAGGTCGCTGCGGGCGTCGAAGGCGATTCCGAACACATGATCGCTCGCGCCATCCGGAACGCCGCCGCCGAACGTGACATCCAACGGGCGAAGGTCTCGAGCTTCGAAAACCTCCGTGGCCTCGGTGTCAGAGCCACCGTCGATGGCGAAACGGTCCACCTGGGTGGCCCCAATTTGATCGAGAAACTCGGTATCGAGCGATCCGACGACATTACTGCCTTCGCCGAGGAAGCCGGAGCGAACGCACAGACGGTTATCTATCTGATTCACGACGAATCTGAGGTCGTCGCGGCGTTCGCGCTGGCCGATGTCATTCGGGAAGAGAGCAGACAGGCCATCGAGGCACTGCATGGGATGGGCATCGAGGTGGCGATGCTTACGGGAGACAGCGAAGACGTCGCGAAGGCCGTCTCTGAAGAACTCGGCATTGACCAGTACTTTGCTGAGGTGCTCCCGGAGGAGAAAGACACGAAGGTCGAACAACTCCAGTCCGAGGGCAAACTGGTCGCGATGGTCGGCGACGGCGTCAACGACGCGCCAGCGCTCACCAGGGCTGACGTGGGCATCGCCATCGGCTCCGGGACCGACGTCGCCATCGAGTCGGGCGACATCATCCTCGTCGACAACAACCCTCTCGACGTGGTCCGTCTCATCAAGCTCTCGAAGGCGAGCTACCGGAAGATGCAGGAGAACCTCGTCTGGGCGACCGGCTACAACGTGTTCGCGCTGCCACTCGCTGCGGGAATCCTCGCACCCATCGGCATTCTACTGTCGCCGGCCATCGGTGCCGTGTTCATGTCACTGTCGACGATCATCGTCGCGATCAACGCCCGCCGACTCAAAGGAGTCGACCTCTCGGCATGACTGAACCGTCTCATCCGGTATTCGCGCGACTGTACGATCTACGGTTGGTCCTTGACGGTCGAGCAGATCGTCCCGTTCTGCTCGTTCGAGAACTGCCTGTGCGAAGCCGTACAGTGGGATTCATGCTGCTCAGCGTACTTCGAAAGAGCTTCTCGCCAGTGTATATCCAGCTCGAACTCGGCTAATTGGATTTGGATCCCGTCTTTCCCTTCGACGAGGTCGACATCTAGGTCTTCGAGTTGCTTGAAACGGAGGTTGTTCCGGCAGACCGTGATGAGCCGCTTGGAATCGACGATGTAGGGATCGACCCACTCTCGCCAAGTGTTGTCGTCGACGTGTGTTCGTGGCATCGCAAAATCCGTCCACACTCTCAATACAGAACTGTAGCATCACGCTGCCAGTTCGATGATTCGCATTCGGGAGGGAATGTCGGAGAATCAAATTCGACATCACTTCCCCAGCGACGGTCGGAATTGGTGCTCCCCAGGACACGTGACTGATAGTGATTACTGCGATTCTTTACCGCCGTGATGATCTGGATCGGTGATTGGAGCCTCTGAACCGCCGTCTTTCGACACCGCCCGTGAAAATAGTCGCAGTAATCACTATGAGTGGGCGGAGATTTATGGGTCGTAGATATCTACACTGTTGATAATATAAAATTCAATATATTCGGAATTTTATAATTATTCCGATGTATTCAGAAGAGGTAGAACAGCGGGAAGATGAACACCCAGACGATGTCGACGAAGTGCCAGTAGAGGCCAAAGTACTCGATTGGCCGCTCGTCGTCGAGGTAGTGGCCTTGGTAGGCCCTGATGAACAGGAAGATGGCGATCACAAGGCCAATAACTACGTGGATCCCGTGGAGGCCGGTCGTGACGTAGTAGATCGATGCTTGAATAGGGTCACCATGGGCATTCGCCGAAATTGTCACGCCTCGTTCGAAGATCTCTTTGTTCCACTCCCAGAGCTTGATACCCAAGAATGTGAATCCAAGCACTATCGTTGTACCGAGTGACGCGAGCAGGCCCTGCCGATTCTTTCGACGAGCGGCGACCAGCGCCAAGATCACGGTAAATGACGAGGTGAGGAGTACGAACGTGTTGATCAGCCCCGGTAGTGGTTCGGCCAGTGGCTCCCATGTCATCCAGCCGGCGTTGTACCGGACGAAGATGGCTGCAGAGAGGAACGCGCCAAAGACGATCACGTCTGACGCGATGAAGAACCACATCCCCAGCTTGACTTTTTCGATGCCGTCGAACGGCCACCGCTCGGCGAACTCTGTCGGTGGGGCATAGAAGTCCTCAAGGCCCCACTTCACCCCGGTCCAAATGAGTCCGACCAGACCGATAACTATGAGTATCGGGTATACTGGATTCGAGATTGTCACGCCAGTCGATGTGAGCGACTCGCCCAGCTCGAAGACAACGTTATCGCGGAACCCGGTGAGTCCGAGGAACAATACACCGACTGCCAGCGATAGGGCCAGCGGCCAGATACTTGCGTGGCTTGGGTGCTTGTCCCAGTACGGATATTTTTTGATGTGTTCGGAGTGGGTGTCACCACCGTCAGTCGTTCCGTTCCCATTGGCGTCGGTCTTGACAGCCGGACCTCCGTCTGGCACATAATCTTTCACGAATTCAAGCTTACCGGACGCGTAGGACGGCCGGTTTGGCCAGTTCTCGAGCGGCGGGGGTGAAGAGATGGCCCACTCAGCAGTTCGCGAGTAGTCCCATGGGTTGTCGCCGGCAGGCTCGCCGGAGACATACGACTTCGCGAAGTTATAGAACATGATGAAGAAGGAGAATCCGAGTACGAACGCGCCGATAGTCCCGAATTGGTGGTAAATTTGGAGTTCGGGGTTGTATTCGAAGACACGCCGGGGGGTCTCCCACCCGAGGAACATCGAGAAATAGACGGCGTTGAACCCGATGAAGAACAGTATGAAATGGATCTTCCCGAGGAGTTCATCGTACATCTTCCCAGTTATTTTCGGGAACCAGTAGTACGCAGCGCCGATCAGCGCTGTCGCCCCCCCGAACATCACGTAGTGGAAGTGCGCGACCACCCAGTAGGTGCCACGGAACTCGTAGTCGAGGACGATAGCGCCGAGGAACACCCCGGTGATGCCGCCGAGGATGAACAATAGCAGCGCCCCGAACGCGAAGAGGAACGGTGTCGTGAACTGGATTCGTCCCTTGATGAGCGTGTAGATCAGCGAGAACACGATCAGGTCAAAGGGTAAGGAAATACCGATGGTGGTTGCCATCATTAGCGTCTTGATCTCCAAATTGATCGTCGTCAGGAACATATGGTGCATCCACACAAGGAACGATTGGACGGAGACAAGACAGATGGCGATTATCACCCACTTTCGCCCGACGAGGCGACGCCCAGAGAATGTCTGGAAAAGCTCCAACATTGCACCGAGCGCCGGGAAGAAGACGATGTACACCTCCGGATGGCCGAAGAACCAGAATAGGTGGCCCCACAGAAGGGAGCCGCCCTCTGTTGCGGAAAAGTACACCGAGCCTAGTACACGGTCGGATGCAAGAATTAGTCCCGCAGCGAGTAATGCGGCGAATGCGAACAGCATCATCCACACGGTCGCGAGGATGGACCATGTGAACATCGGCATGTCCATGATTCCCATCCCTTCGGCACGCGAGTGATGAATAGACACGAGGAAATTTATCGACGAGGCGGTGACTCCGATGGTGAACATCGCGAGTGCTAGTATCGCACCCGTCGAGCCGATACTCGGTGTGTACGCGGGTATGTTGAGCGGAGCGTATATCGTCCAGCCAGCGCTCAGCGTGCCGCCTTGGAAGAAGCTGATTGATAATAATACGCCTGAGAACAGGTACATCCAGTAGGAGAGTGCGTTAAGCCGTGGGAACGCAAGGTCGTCGGCACCGATCTGGAGCGGCACGAAGTAGTTTGCAAAGCCGAAGGCAAACGGGGAGAGGAACCAGAACACCATTATCAGTCCGTGGGCAGTGACGGCCTCGTTGTACGCCAGCCCGGACAGGATCTGATTCGTTGGTTCCCAGAGCTGGACACGGATCAGTAAAGCAAGGACACCGCCGAATAGTAGGAAGAACAGGGCAGTGATCGTGTAGAGGATCCCGATGTCCTTGTGGTTAGTCGTGACGAGCCATCGTTTGACCGAAGTCGTGGGCGGGAGTTCGCTCATGTAGGGGCACCTCGAATGATCGCGTTGTCAACGCTGGGAGTATTTCCGGCGGAAGTCCTATCGATATTGGAGGTGTTTTCACTTTGGGTACCTGTATACCATTCTTCCCACTCGTCTTGCGGGAGCACCGTGATTTGACCAGTCATCGCAGAGTGACCGGCCCCACAGAGCTCGAAGCATTCGACTCGGTACGTTGCCTCGCCGCCCTGTGCCTCGACTTCTTCGGAACTCACGGAGAACCAGACCTCGCTGGTCTCTCCGGGGATAGCGTCGGATTTTATCCGCAACTCTGACGAGCCGAAGTTGTGCCACACGTCGCGTGAGGTCACGTCGAGGTTGACTCGGTTATCGGCCGGCACGACCATCTCGCCCGTCGTGGTGTGGCCGTTCGGG
Coding sequences within it:
- a CDS encoding copper-translocating P-type ATPase; the encoded protein is MFRRRFWVSLVLSVPVIFFSEFIQDVFGYTAPIFPGSVWITPVLSVIVFAYGGVPFLSMARTELENREPGMMMLISLAITVAFVYSIASLFLPGTTPFFWELVTLIDIMLLGHWMEMRSVRQASGALDELAKLMPDIAERVTESGDTEEIPVSELGEDDVVLVRPGASVPADGEVVEGESSVDESMITGESRSVDKEPGSEVVAGTVNQDGSLRVRVTKTGDETTLAGIMRLVDEAQQSKSRTQLLADRAAGWLFYVALGVAAITAVAWVVAVGFNITVLERVVTVLVIACPHALGLAVPLVVAINTSTAAQNGMLIRDRIAMEEARNLDTVMFDKTGTLTKGEQGVVGVETAGDWDEQRAFEVAAGVEGDSEHMIARAIRNAAAERDIQRAKVSSFENLRGLGVRATVDGETVHLGGPNLIEKLGIERSDDITAFAEEAGANAQTVIYLIHDESEVVAAFALADVIREESRQAIEALHGMGIEVAMLTGDSEDVAKAVSEELGIDQYFAEVLPEEKDTKVEQLQSEGKLVAMVGDGVNDAPALTRADVGIAIGSGTDVAIESGDIILVDNNPLDVVRLIKLSKASYRKMQENLVWATGYNVFALPLAAGILAPIGILLSPAIGAVFMSLSTIIVAINARRLKGVDLSA
- a CDS encoding heavy-metal-associated domain-containing protein, which produces MTQTITVEGMTCGHCEQTVEDALREVSGVTDATADREAEQASVDGDADVTSLVQAVEDAGYTSHA
- the coxB gene encoding cytochrome c oxidase subunit II, whose translation is MIDTVILQRGSDWRAQAEVFDEIFFVFLALGTLVGTIVVAYTLWNVYKYRDDGGEPKEDFDAPTVGELPTGQGGPKAKKLFLSFGLSAIVVISLVVYAYGILLYVEEGPDTADESDIEILVEGYQFGWEYEYPNGHTTTGEMVVPADNRVNLDVTSRDVWHNFGSSELRIKSDAIPGETSEVWFSVSSEEVEAQGGEATYRVECFELCGAGHSAMTGQITVLPQDEWEEWYTGTQSENTSNIDRTSAGNTPSVDNAIIRGAPT
- a CDS encoding AsnC family transcriptional regulator, with the protein product MRDLDETDMKILSLLAEDARRPFSSIGEEVDLSGPAVSDRVKRLEESDIINGFTVDVNRAQLRAGVPVFVRLENDTSVIEPLRSRLHDADGIEHLFVTAEGKIWFYGRAEGQNVRRWIDGLLEETPSTDYSVTLVDDLEWTPSLDGTEFAITCAECGNTVDSEGESARIDDDVYHFCCSSCRGRFEDQYQRLEEGA
- a CDS encoding heavy metal translocating P-type ATPase, with the protein product MGTRTVHLDITGMSCANCSATIQDTLESLTGVSEANANFATDEGSVEYDPEEVSLREIYDAIDDAGYGAVSETATIAISDMTCANCAETNETALEATPGVIDAEVNYATDEAQVTYNPADTSLDALYDAIEDTGYSPVREDDGESGEDARDAARQAEIRKQLRLTLFGAVLSAPLLFFLAEKFLLGGGVLPETILGVEFGWAEFLLATPVQLVLGWPFYKNSYKALVKNGRANMDVLIALGSTTAYVYSVAVLLGVIAGGLYFDTAALILLFITLGNYLEARSKGQAGEALRKLLEMEADTATLVDEDGNEEEIPLEDVEVGDRMKVRPGEQIPTDGVVVDGQSAVDESMVTGESVPIEKSEGDEVVGSTINENGVLVVEATKVGKDTALQQIVQTVKDAQSRQPDIQNLADRISAYFVPAVIANAVLWGVVWYLFPGTLASFVEWLPLWGAVAGGPAIAGGTVTVFEFSIIVFASAVLIACPCALGLATPAATMVGTTIGAQNGVLFKGGDILERAKDVDTVVFDKTGTLTKGEMELTDVVVFDSDGQPVADGGDTAADGGQLTARDRLSEEDVLRLAATAESGSEHPLARAIVNGAKDRGIDVTDPEDFENVPGHGIKATVGDSEVLVGNRKLLRDNGIDPSPAQETMERLENEGKTAMLVAYENELVGVVADADTIKESAKDAVHQLQERGVDVMMITGDNERTARAVAEQVGINPENVRAGVLPEDKSDAVETIQDEGRKAMMVGDGVNDAPALAVAYVGTAIGSGTDVAIEAADVTLMRDDPLDVVKAIRISDATLAKIKQNLVWALGYNTAMIPLASLGLLQPVLAAGAMAFSSVSVLSNSLLFRRYTPDHDYKLLGKLR
- a CDS encoding cbb3-type cytochrome c oxidase subunit I; translated protein: MSELPPTTSVKRWLVTTNHKDIGILYTITALFFLLFGGVLALLIRVQLWEPTNQILSGLAYNEAVTAHGLIMVFWFLSPFAFGFANYFVPLQIGADDLAFPRLNALSYWMYLFSGVLLSISFFQGGTLSAGWTIYAPLNIPAYTPSIGSTGAILALAMFTIGVTASSINFLVSIHHSRAEGMGIMDMPMFTWSILATVWMMLFAFAALLAAGLILASDRVLGSVYFSATEGGSLLWGHLFWFFGHPEVYIVFFPALGAMLELFQTFSGRRLVGRKWVIIAICLVSVQSFLVWMHHMFLTTINLEIKTLMMATTIGISLPFDLIVFSLIYTLIKGRIQFTTPFLFAFGALLLFILGGITGVFLGAIVLDYEFRGTYWVVAHFHYVMFGGATALIGAAYYWFPKITGKMYDELLGKIHFILFFIGFNAVYFSMFLGWETPRRVFEYNPELQIYHQFGTIGAFVLGFSFFIMFYNFAKSYVSGEPAGDNPWDYSRTAEWAISSPPPLENWPNRPSYASGKLEFVKDYVPDGGPAVKTDANGNGTTDGGDTHSEHIKKYPYWDKHPSHASIWPLALSLAVGVLFLGLTGFRDNVVFELGESLTSTGVTISNPVYPILIVIGLVGLIWTGVKWGLEDFYAPPTEFAERWPFDGIEKVKLGMWFFIASDVIVFGAFLSAAIFVRYNAGWMTWEPLAEPLPGLINTFVLLTSSFTVILALVAARRKNRQGLLASLGTTIVLGFTFLGIKLWEWNKEIFERGVTISANAHGDPIQASIYYVTTGLHGIHVVIGLVIAIFLFIRAYQGHYLDDERPIEYFGLYWHFVDIVWVFIFPLFYLF